In Phyllostomus discolor isolate MPI-MPIP mPhyDis1 chromosome 3, mPhyDis1.pri.v3, whole genome shotgun sequence, a single genomic region encodes these proteins:
- the ZNF169 gene encoding LOW QUALITY PROTEIN: zinc finger protein 169 (The sequence of the model RefSeq protein was modified relative to this genomic sequence to represent the inferred CDS: inserted 1 base in 1 codon), with the protein FLTFSSAEPKTEFQPSLSCPVAFSSPQFFQQYMLCSHPPQIFPSSSIGSHSPMESPSCSNEKADDGEREGSGTMFQRLQLSGTSRAFFGLFQGESVDRVEGNRGRGIDQGITSEKADTMFTGADCSESGVVVSEKYTLGHSTNSSLFILQKHHVCPECGRGFCQRSDLLKHQRVHTGEKTYSCRECGRGFGRKSSLTIHQRKHSGEKPYVCRECGRHFGYISSLTNHKRIHSGERPFVGQECGRGFRQKIALVLHQWTHLEEKPFVCSECGRGFCQKASLLQHQSSHSGERPFLCLKCGCGFKQQSLLLIHQVTHSGEKPYVCADCGHGFXALIRHQRTHTGEKPYLCSKCGRGFRQKVALVGHQRTHTGEKPYVCPDCGRCFGHKVTLIRHQRTHTGEKPYLCSEWGHTFGFQSLLNRHQRTHLGEESVVYGVCEQRLSQKSDQRTHSGEKPCVCGECGHSFGFKSALIRHQQTHSGEKPYLCSECGHGFSQKSHLHRHRRTKSGHHPLPQELFA; encoded by the exons ttcttg ACTTTCTCTTCAGCAGAACCAAAGACAGAATTCCAGCCTAGTCTCTCCTGTCCAGTGGCCTTTTCCAGCCCACAGTTCTTCCAACAATATATGCTGTGCAGTCATCCTCCTCAGATCTTCCCAAGCTCTTCTATAGGAAGTCACTCCCCAATGGAATCTCCGAGCTGctcaaatgaaaaagcagatgatggagagagagaaggttcTGGCACCATGTTCCAGAGGCTGCAGCTGAGTGGGACTTCAAGAGCATTCTTTGGCCTATTTCAAGGTGAGTCAGTAGACAGGGTGGAAGGCAACAGAGGTAGAGGAATAGACCAGGGGATAACTTCTGAGAAGGCAGACACAATGTTCACAGGGGCAGACTGCTCAGAATCTGGAGTAGTCGTATCTGAAAAATATACACTAGGACATAGCACAAACTCAAGCCTCTTTATCCTCCAGAAGCATCATGTGTGTCCTGAGTGTGGCAGAGGTTTCTGCCAGAGGTCAGACCTCCTCAAGCACCAGAGGGTGCACACAGGGGAGAAGACTTATagttgcagggagtgtgggcgaggctttggCCGGAAGTCTTCCCTCACCATACACCAGAGGAAACACTCAGGAGAGAAGCCATATGTGTGCAGGGAATGTGGGCGACATTTCGGGTATATATCCTCGCTCACTAACCACAAGAGGATACACTCTGGGGAGAGACCCTTTGTGGGTCAGGAGTGTGGAAGAGGCTTTCGCCAGAAGATTGCACTAGTCCTGCACCAGTGGACACACTTGGAGGAGAAGCCCTTTGTGTGTTCTGAGTGTGGAAGAGGCTTTTGCCAGAAGGCATCACTCCTGCAACACCAGAGCTCACATTCAGGTGAGAGACCATTCTTGTGCCTAAAGTGTGGGTGTGGCTTCAAGCAGCAGTCCCTGCTCCTCATTCACCAGGtcacacactcaggggagaagccctatgtatGTGCTGACTGTGGACATGGCT CTGccctcatcagacaccagaggacacacacagGGGAAAAGCCGTACCTATGCTCTAAGTGTGGTCGTGGCTTTCGTCAGAAGGTTGCCCTTGTgggacaccagaggacacacacaggggagaagccctatgtgtgccctgactgtgggAGGTGCTTTGGTCACAAGGTCACCCTTATCAGGCATCAGAGgacacacacaggggagaagcctTACCTGTGCTCTGAGTGGGGCCACACTTTTGGTTTCCAGTCACTCCTCaacagacaccagaggacacattTAGGAGAGGAATCTGTTGTGTATGGAGTGTGTGAACAAAGACTTAGCCAGAAATCtgaccagaggacacactcaggagagaagccatgtgtgtgtggtgagtgtGGGCACAGCTTTGGCTTCAAGTCAGCCCTCATCAGACACCAGCAAACTCACTCGGGAGAGAAGCCATACCTGTGCAGTGAGTGTGGTCATGGCTTTAGTCAGAAGTCTCACCTCCACAGACATAGAAGGACCAAGTCTGGCCATCACCCCCTGCCACAAGAGCTCTTCGCCTGA